The proteins below come from a single Saccharophagus degradans 2-40 genomic window:
- a CDS encoding MFS transporter, whose protein sequence is MTTINRGRIFSASCVALVVTAMTLGVRAGIMTELAMKFDLTDVQLGWIAGMAFLGFPVATMVGGLIYNFIGPKKLMYIAFAGHLLGLILTITASGFWTLIISTFCIGFANGSVEAACNPLIADIYHKNKTTMLNRFHVWFPGGIVIGALMSAGLSQLGMGWEIKIAIMLLPTIVYGYMIFGQTFPEMENTEVDTAINLRALFTPLYIFMLICMTLTATTELGTQQWIERILGNSGAHPMLILAMVTGLMAVGRYFAGPIIHAFNPAGVLLFSAIMAFLGIYLMSIASGPLVYAAAIIFALGVTYFWPTMIGFVGENCPKTGALGMSLIGGVGMFSVSMWSPVIGGWLESARADALANGLVGEAAELAAGQSTLANISLFPIVLIVLFTGLLIYKRKFAPK, encoded by the coding sequence ATGACAACCATTAATCGAGGGCGCATATTTAGTGCCAGCTGCGTTGCACTTGTTGTAACCGCTATGACACTTGGTGTGAGAGCCGGCATTATGACCGAGCTCGCAATGAAATTTGATTTAACTGATGTACAGCTCGGCTGGATTGCAGGTATGGCCTTTTTAGGCTTCCCTGTTGCCACCATGGTGGGCGGCTTAATCTATAACTTTATTGGCCCAAAGAAGTTAATGTACATAGCATTCGCAGGCCACCTACTAGGTTTAATACTTACTATTACTGCCAGCGGATTTTGGACGCTTATAATTAGTACTTTCTGTATTGGTTTTGCGAATGGTTCGGTAGAGGCAGCGTGTAACCCACTCATCGCCGACATTTACCACAAAAACAAAACCACTATGCTCAACCGCTTTCACGTTTGGTTCCCTGGGGGTATTGTGATTGGTGCACTTATGTCAGCGGGCTTGAGCCAGTTAGGCATGGGATGGGAAATAAAAATTGCCATTATGTTGCTGCCAACAATCGTTTACGGCTACATGATATTTGGCCAAACCTTCCCAGAAATGGAAAATACCGAAGTAGATACCGCCATTAATTTGCGCGCTTTATTTACCCCACTTTATATTTTTATGCTTATCTGTATGACCCTAACCGCCACCACAGAGCTAGGTACACAGCAATGGATTGAGCGCATACTAGGTAACTCTGGTGCCCACCCCATGTTGATTCTCGCTATGGTGACAGGCTTAATGGCAGTGGGTCGATACTTTGCTGGCCCCATTATTCACGCATTCAACCCAGCTGGTGTTTTGTTATTTTCTGCAATAATGGCATTTTTAGGTATTTACCTAATGAGTATTGCATCTGGCCCATTGGTTTATGCTGCTGCCATTATTTTTGCTCTTGGCGTAACTTACTTTTGGCCAACTATGATTGGGTTTGTTGGCGAAAACTGCCCTAAAACTGGCGCGCTTGGCATGTCCCTTATTGGTGGTGTGGGTATGTTTTCTGTAAGTATGTGGAGCCCAGTAATAGGCGGCTGGTTAGAATCCGCCAGAGCAGATGCGTTAGCCAATGGCTTAGTAGGTGAAGCGGCTGAACTGGCAGCGGGCCAATCCACTTTAGCCAATATATCGCTCTTCCCAATAGTATTAATTGTGCTATTCACTGGCCTATTAATATACAAGCGCAAATTTGCACCTAAATAA